TTATCCCGCATAAGAATCATTTCTTCCTGATCTGTGTGCTCTTGCAAGTTGCTGATCAAAGTTCccaaaaacgaatgaaaatcaacttttaatttattagcACCTTCCTCAGTATTACAGCTCACTTGTGATATTCGAGACAACTTAGGCGctgtaataaaacaagaagtTGTAATCAATAAACAGTTCacatgagaagaaaaatgaaatcactATGTTATTGCTTACACATCTTTTTAGGAATTTCGACACTGTTATTATCTTGATCGTGATGAAAGATGACACAATTTGTTGGACCAAGCCCAGTTTGATTAACGAAATAATCGTACAATTGTTCCAGCTCACGAACATAGTCCTGCGATTTGCCGTTGTGTACAAAAATCACACCGCGACTTTTGTTTCTTACGGCTGGCCAACAGGTctcaaatctgaaaaaagatgaagagCCATAGATGTACATACACGATGCATCACAGGAACACCGGTTAATTTACCTGTGATCTCCACTGCAATCCCACAATTCTATTTCAGCTTTGACAAATTTATTCCTTACATTGATGCTTTGCGTTTCAAATTCAAGGATTCTAACACCTTTGGTAGGCCTGTGTTCTGATGAAATTTCTGTTGCATCCgcaagaaaatttgatattgtaGTCTTGCCGCTCTGCAAAATGTATGaacgataaatatttaaattacaaCACTTTTTTTGGCCACTAAACATATCTACATACACAATATGCGCACCAaagcaaaatttgaaataatggtACTACAAaagttttgtttcaaaaaCTCACTCCGACTGGTCCTACTACTACAATCTTCAATTGCTCAACGTTGCTCATCATTCAAGAATTGTCCACACAGTCTTTCTGCGTCCATACAAATTAGTATTCTGTTGCCATGGTAACCAGTAAGTCGCAACAATTGCCGGACGATATACATTTCACTGCGAATTTtaatgttttcctgatactattttttttttttttttttccaaaccgCCTTTCTCACCGACCAATCAATCACTTAACATTTTTTGATTGATATATTAcgtataaagaaatttgaactaataaaaatatgtctGGGAAAGGGGGCGGCTATTCATGAATCCTCGCGCGAAAGTTCTGCGAATCTAATCCTTATTTCATTCCTGTAAATCGGAAAAGGTACGTAACCTCTTGCCAGCATTTATTAGTCTAAGCTTAGACATCTGAAGCGTGGTTTTAACGAACGAACGTCAATCGTGACCCTTTTCAAGGGGATTTatcgaaagataaaaatagcCCTCGCGCGGCGCGTGTGCGTCACAAATCAGTCCAAATCGTTACACTTCATCCGCAGCAAAGGCTGCAATAGTCAGAGTAAAATGACTGCATACGATTGGTCGCAGAGGTTTAAATGACACTTTCAGGCCAATCAAAACCGCCGACGATTTTGGCCGTGAGTCGACCGTCAATTGCGTATCTGCCTTGACTCAATGAAAACAGGCGAAGGGGTTGATCACACACACGTAGAGGGGGAGGCATGTATCGTGTGCAGTCCACACAACACTGGTTACAAATGAAATACGGTAGAGAAAGCATTAAGCAACGTGTTCGGGAATTAGAGATTACCTCATTGTGGTCTGATCTTTGTTCGTAACAAAAATAGTGCAGTAAAAAAGTCAACTTTACAGCTGTGATCATCGGTTCTTCGCTATATGAAATGCAAGCTAACGTGTTCCGGTAATAACATAATCATAATAACCGTAGTGAATTGACAATTTGACTCGGTCCAATTAATCTTAAATTCTTAATTTgcacgttaaaaaaatatatacacaaataaaATAGCATGGCCGAAAATGCCAGTGGATCTTGCACGGAGTCGCCGAAAGCATCCTCAACGGCGATGACACAATGCTATGAGAACTACATACTCGTTGATGTTGGCGCTAATCTAACAAATAAAAAGTACAGTCGTGACTTAGACAGCGTTATACAGCGGGCAAAGGATGCCGGTGTCAAGAAGATCATGGTCACCGGAGCAAGCATCAGATCCAGCAAAGAGGCACTGAGACTGACGAGAATATACCCAGGTACCTTGTACTCAACGGCAGGAGTTCATCCTCACGATGCCAAGTCCTGGGAGGACGACGAGACGCTGCAAGAGCTCGAAAGTATTGCCAGTAATCCGGAGTGCGTCGCCATTGGGGAATGCGGCCTAGACTACAACCGTGACTTCTCCGACCCTGAGACCCAGCGCAATGTGTTTCACAAGCAAATCGAACTTGCCTGCCAGCTCAACAAGCCATTGATAATCCATGAACGAAGCGCCCAAAGCGATGTACTGGAAGTTTTGAGTCATTACTTGAACAGGTTACCCCCGGTTCTTGTTCACTGTTTCACTGGGACGGCGGAAGAGGCCCAGCTATACCTGGACCAAGGATTTTACCTCGGAATCACTGGTTATCTCTGTAAGGACAAATCAGACAGTGGAGTCAGGCAGCTTTTGGAAGGGGGACAGGCTCCTTTGGACAGAATCCTTGTTGAAACGGATGCTCCTTTTATGTACCCAAATACAAGGGCTAGCAAACTGCCTTCTCACGTCAAAGACGCTTTGACGGAGCGCTCCATGACCTTCCTTCATCGGTACTGCACATTTCAACGTAACGAGCCATGTGCTTTGCCTGCGATAGTTGAAATGGTTGCAGCATTCATGCGCAAGTCGCCGGAGGAAGTTGCCCTAGCCACTGCCTTCAatggtttgaaattatttggacTCAAtcaatgatgattttttctcttttcaatgCGTCACTCAGATTTTCTTCAAAGAGCGGAAAAATGGTGCTAGGAATACGGTGCTCCAAAATGTATTTCTCCTTGTATCAATAGGCAGCTTTTAATCTGCTTCTATGAAAACAGCCAATTTATTTCCTATCgtatttatttctcatttgtATGTGTGCATTCTCTCATTGGATACCCTTCAACTGTACGATCGTACAGTTTCGATCTATCCGTTACTAAATAAACTTTAGACTTTGACCATTTGAGATATTGCAAGACTATTAAATTATCCGtaataatgattatattcGACAAGTATttcctaagaaatgattttttttttcgtttctaaaTTCTCTCATTATTCCTAAAGCCAGATAGGAGTCCAAACTCTTTCTTCACAGTCATGCAGATTTTGACACTTGGCTTGTACGTATGTTTTATGCTTTTAACCAATTACAATATGCTATTTTTATCAATCGACAAACTTGTCGAGTAGCAATAGATTGACGATTATATTCCtgttgatatattatatattttgataTAATAAACTGTTATACATCAACATCTCACTTTTTCATTGGAACAGCTTACTTTGGTTCATTGTATATTCCTTCAAAGATAACATTCCTTCCTTTCAAAACTTACATCTATACAATTAGGCATcttgtttttccattttcgtttttacattAACTACCGTGAAGATGTCACATTTCATTTGGGAGAAactgataatttttgtaaacttttcaataatatttgttattcataaagatttttattacattctcTAAAAATCcgatgaaaattcattctgtTGCAAACCAGTTAGACGTAGCAAAAGTAAACTAAAATCTTTCATTACGAGCagacaaaaattcattatctCGTTTACATTTCTGAAAACAgttcaaagtttttgaaacCTACATTCAATAATAGCGTCAGTTTATTTTGATTCTGTTATTTATAAGAATTACATGATAATAGAAAGTCACGCTACTTATCAAATGTTTGTTGATGTCGATACTTTGTCGCACTTTAGGCTAACAGCTTGCACAAGATAGGGAATTTTCTGGTGATCTATAAGATTATCCCACATTAGTGAACTTATGGGAATAATCATGTGTCCTGtatgtttttttaaagttttaaGCAGCAATCTCCAAGGTCCTTTTAGGCGATGAGTATTAATACTGTATGCATGGTCAGGCAAACTGAGCACCATGATGctgaaattacaataaaattgttgaattgtcAAATAATTTCGGGAATAGGAGATACATCTTTGTTTTCTGTACGAGTTAATGAACACTTTCTAAGCATtagtaaatatttaaaattcctATCCTTACAGTTGGCTTTCAGGAGGAAGTGGAAGTTCTTCTATGTACGTTACAGGTTTGTATTCTTGTGCCTCTTGTAGCGAATTCAACGCAACTGGGTATCCATCTTTTCCCATTATCAGAACGTGATctgaaacgaaaatgaaatttcttgatATGCTCACAGCTTTGGAATATATATTCTAGAAAAAGATTCTGGTCTTACCGATATAATGCCCGAGCCTAGTCCTTAGATTAGATGTAACAAATTGTGAGCCACCCATAGCTTTTTGTAAAGCAGGTAACAAAGAGGATTTTTTGACAGATGGTGTATTGTAACTTATGGCAATTTGCAGTAGATATTCAGGTGGAGATTGTCCGACTGAGGTAGAACAGAGTGTCTGTATGCTTTGATACAACAGTAATAAATTCCAACGCGTCTGCGatttatttttgaacatttttgcTGACaggaaattttcgctaaataCTTCTTTTATTACTTGTGAGTTATAGCAATCGAATACTGCCATACTAATGGCAAAATCCAGAAGTAAGTCTGACGATTTGAACTGATTATTGTCCAGAATCTTTAATACGATTTCTTGCATTCTCTCCCAAAAGATAGGCTTGTAATCTGCAATAGCCAGGGATATAACCAAAGCCTGGATAGAAATTTCGCTACATTTGATCAAAACATCAGGGTTTTGAAAGCATTCAACAGCAagataatcgattaatcggatTTGTGCATGGCCCATATTGGACATTACTTTGAGTATGCTAACTCCTTCTTCAAACTCGATATTTCTGGCAATAACAGCTCTTCCGCAAGCGTCTATAAGCTCCTcattataaaaaatcttattcTCATGAAATACCACTTGTTTATACATTTTGctgagaataattttaatatgatGAATCCGAACGCAGCTCATATGCTTTACGAGAAATTGTTGTACATTTTGAACTAGTTCTTCATATCCAGGTGGAAAATACCGGAGATCGCACATATACGTGAATATTTTAATTGCATATGAATTCGTCATGTCCTGTGGTATTTTGCGTATGCAACCGACAACATTTTCTATCACTTCATGATGATCAGATTTGTTGCGTAAAAATGCAAGCGCGTATGTCAAATCACCAATATCCTCTTTATCAAACATATTATTCTGCAGTCGAATTTCACACAATAATGGCACCGCGATCTTAAGAGCATTTGACAATGGACTGCTCTCGAAATGCTCCAATTGATATTCAAGTTCCACCAGACGATTAAAGGAAAGATCATTCAGGGATTGTCTGATTACTTGAAGCAGAGATTGAGATATCAAGCTGGTGTTTAAAATGTCAATGTATGTAAGAGTCTTCAAAATGTATACAGCGTCGTTTACATTCAAGGATTTGATATCATTTAACAGAACTTTACAAAGCTCAAGAAATTCGGCCTTCTTTGCAATTGTCGAATCAACTTTGCTCTCCTGCCTCTGCTTAGAAGCCAATATCTTGAAAGCTGCTAACGAgtgttcaattttcaacagcGGACGATATTTGctaacaatttcaaacagttCTTCTGTTGTTTGCACCGTGGCTAAGGCCTGTAAAACCGCATCGCTATCGCTGGCTCTAATCGACGGCTGCTGATTCGATCTGTAATCTGATATTGTAAGACACAACTTTTATTCCTTAGAAAACAGTATTGTCAAAGAGTTAAGTGAATCATGGAACTGTACCTTTTGAGTACGAAGCGTAAGAGAACGAAGTATTCGAGGTGTACAAAAACCTGGTTCTATTTGGTAACGAATTTCTAAGATTACTGGTAGCTACATGAATCCGGAACATCAGTCTTCCAGTTTTGTTCATGATTTTTACCGTTGATGTCGATTATCAACACTTGCGTTCGTATAAAAGACGCGCGGTTTAAtgctgatgaaaatttgtaggTTAGAATccgctatatatataatttcagtactaaCGAAACTGTTTACAGAAGTAAATATTACTTGAAGAATAATAACGACGCGAAGCAACCAATAACGGCACGATATCCAATAATTTCCTTTCTCTCATCACCAGAAATACCTGAAGAAAATAAGCCGCAGTATACGTGCGGAAAATCAGCTGTTTTCATGAATAGCTGGGAGAAAGTTTCGACATTGGCCAACATTATTGGGACCACTGTCGCTCATTTCGTGTCCTTGTTTATCACATGCATTACATGCTAGATCGACAGCGATGATTTGAACACATTTATCTCTTCCTAGAGAGATCAATGATTAAATAAGTCATGGTTGCAGAGGATAGGAAGGCTGAATTTGAGAAAGAtggttctttcttttttttcgtacaatagttaaatattttatataatagaGTTTTACACTACTTATGATACATTTGCGGCCTCGGACATATAGTCACACTTTAGGCGAATAGCTTGCATGAgatgtggaattttttcgtagTCTCGGAGAGCATTCCATGTCGTTAAATTTATCGGAACAACCGCGTGTCCCGTTTGTTTCTCCAAAGTTTTCAATAGCAAAATCCAAGTGCCTCGAAGATGTTGAGAATTATGTGCATATGCCGCGACAGGCATTGGTTTCACTATAATGCTGAAATCGTGAATTTATCTTTGCATCATTTACAGtgaatgataatttattttatgtagCTTCATGTGACTTTCACAAATGTGTGAAATCACTCTCAAAGTGGTTACAGTTTCTCAGCATTTGaaaaccgataaaaaaaatatccttacACTTGGCTCTCAGAAGGCACTTGAAGATCTTCTATGTACGTTATAGGCTTGCATTCATTCGTCTCTTCAGATGACAAATTAAGCGAAACAGCGTATCCACCTTTTCTCATTATAACGATATGTTCTGAAACGAGAAATGGATGAATTGgaacgtttttgaaaattaaaattgctgTCTTACCAATATAATGCCCAAGTTTGGTCCACAGGTTACGTATGACATACTGTGAGCCACCCATAGCCCTCTCTAAAACGGGCAATAAAGAAGAATCTATGTTTAAAGTTTCGTTGACTTTCATGGCATTTTCAAGTATACGTTTCGGTAGAGATTTTTTTACTGGGATTGAACAAAGGGTGTGAATGCTTTggtacaataacaataaattccATAGTTTCATAGGTATCTTTTCCACTTCTGCGGCTACAAGGAACCTTTCACTGAACACTAACTCTAAAATATCTGTGTCAAAGCAATCCAAGATTGCTAAACCGATGCTTAATCGTAGAAGATTATTCAAGTTATGTAGATCTCTATGTATGATCTTTAATATGATTGGTTGCATGGTGTTCCAAAACGTTGGTTTATAATTGAAGGAAGCGAGGCTTATCACGAACATCATGATAACTTGTCCGTCATATTTACACAAATTCTCTAGGTTTTGAATGCACTCAGCTGTGGCATAATCCCTCAATGGTATGTGCATATAGTTGAGTTGCTGCAATAAATACAATATCAGAGTACTTCTTGAAAATCCCTCATTTCTAGCAATGATTGCATTTCCAAAAGCGTCCATAAGCTCCGcattacgaaaaattttatgcctAAGACATTTCCTATCTCTCATCATGCGGACCATACCATGAATATCATCAAACTCAACACAGCTCATATACTTTATGAGAATTTGttgtgaattttgaactgCTTCTTCGTATCCAGGTTTATGATACTGGTGCCTGCACAGGCTTCGGAATCTTTTAACTCCATACGAAACCTTCCTGCTCTGTCCTATTTTGCGTGTCTGACTGACAACATTTGCTATCAATTTATTACGACCAGGTTTATTGTGTAAAAGTGTAAGTGCGGACGCCACGTCAACAATATTCTTTTTATCCACCACAATATTCTGCAGTCGAAATTCACACAATTCTGGCACCACGATCTTAAGAGCAGTTGACAACGGACTGCTTGCAAATTCCTGCAATTCGTGTTCAAGTTCCACAAGACGAAGAAAGGAAAGATCATTCAGGGAATTTCTGATTACTTCAAGCAGAGATTGAGATATCCAGCTGTTGTTTGAGATACCAAGGTAATTAAGAGTCTTGAAAATGAATACAGCGTCATTTACGTCCAGGGATTTGGAATCATTTACCACAACTCTACAAAGCTTAAGAAATTCCGCCTTCTTTGCAATTGTCGAATCAACTTTGCTCTCCTGCCTCTGCTTAGAAGCCAATATCTTGAAAGCTGCTAACGAgtgttcaattttcaacagcGGACGATATTTGctaacaatttcaaacagttCTTCTGTTGTTTGCACCGTGGCTAAGGCCTGTGAAACCGCATCGCTATCGTTGGCTCTATTCGACGGCTGGTGGCTCGATCTGTAATCTGATATTGTAAAACACAACTTTTATTCCTTAGAAAACAGTATTGTCAAAGAGTTAAGTGAATCATGGAACTGTACCTTTTGAGTATGAAGCGTAAGAGAGCGAAGTATTCGGGGTGTAAAAAAACCTGCTTCTATTTGGTAACGAATTTATAAGATTACTGGTAGCTACATAAATCCGGAACATCAGTCTTCCAGTTTTGTTCATGATTTTCACCGTTGATGTCGATTATCAACACTTACGTTCGTATAAAACACGCGCGGTTCAAtgctgatgaaaatttgtaggTTAGAATccgctatatatataatttcagtactaaCGAAACTGTTTACAGAAGTAAATATTACTTGAAGAATAATAACGACGCGAAGCAACCAATAACGGCACGATATCCAATAATTTCCTTTCTCTCATCACCAGAAATACCTGAAGAAAATAAGCCGCAGTATACGTGCGGAAAATCAGCTGTTTTCATGAATAGCTGGGAGAAAGTTTCGACATTGGCCAACATTATTGGGACCACTGTCGCTCATTTCGTGTCCTTGTTTATCACATGCATCACATGCTAGATCGACAGCGATGATTTGAACACACCGTTACAATTTTCATCGCAAATAATTAGACATTAAGCCGCATCGTGGGTACCAGAAATTAGCTGTATTCAACTCGCATCAGTGTTGAATGCAACTACATTGACAATCACGTCATAAGTTACACCGTACCGTAAACTTGTGCATCTAAACAAGAAAATAGTTAGATAGAGTTAGACACATGATAGGtcgatgttgttttttttcatcgagtgTCGTCCAACTTTCATCTgtcattattttctcatttaccACTGTCATTTACAGATATGTCataaattgaatttgtattcgttaaagaaattaaaaatcgctGTCCCTGTACGGATCTAACGCAATATTTGAGCACGTATAATTCAGGCGTCTATCCGGTTTgacgaatataattatttttcgttcgaATAAAAAAGAGGATCGAGGAAAACTTGCAAAATATTCTGCTCTGATCCCTCTCTCTGTACGTTTCCTTGTTCGTGTTAATGAATACACGTGGCGGGCTCGGTGGGGAGTCACGCAGTGTCTCAGTTTTTATAATAATGCCAGTCAGCTGAAGCAGCAAAATAAGCGTGCTGCCATACAAAAGATGACTCGTGTAAAATGAGCATTAGGAAATAAGCAAGTTGTTACATATCTTCAGAATGACGCACGATTCCGCGTAGCCGTGATTAGTGTCTTCCTTACAGCCGTTCTACGAGGATCAGTATAACAGTTGATCCATTATCACGCGTAGGATAGAAAATACGGCCACAATAAAAAGTCAACAACAGGAGGCAAAGGAAAATCAACAACAATACACATACCTTAAACAATGGACGAGGACATGACGGATAATGATTTTGAGGACGAGTTAACCATCGACTCGTCCGGTGGAA
This portion of the Diprion similis isolate iyDipSimi1 chromosome 7, iyDipSimi1.1, whole genome shotgun sequence genome encodes:
- the LOC124408131 gene encoding 3'-5' ssDNA/RNA exonuclease TatD, which translates into the protein MAENASGSCTESPKASSTAMTQCYENYILVDVGANLTNKKYSRDLDSVIQRAKDAGVKKIMVTGASIRSSKEALRLTRIYPGTLYSTAGVHPHDAKSWEDDETLQELESIASNPECVAIGECGLDYNRDFSDPETQRNVFHKQIELACQLNKPLIIHERSAQSDVLEVLSHYLNRLPPVLVHCFTGTAEEAQLYLDQGFYLGITGYLCKDKSDSGVRQLLEGGQAPLDRILVETDAPFMYPNTRASKLPSHVKDALTERSMTFLHRYCTFQRNEPCALPAIVEMVAAFMRKSPEEVALATAFNGLKLFGLNQ
- the LOC124408126 gene encoding uncharacterized protein LOC124408126, with the protein product MNKTGRLMFRIYVATSNLINSLPNRSRFFYTPNTSLSYASYSKDYRSSHQPSNRANDSDAVSQALATVQTTEELFEIVSKYRPLLKIEHSLAAFKILASKQRQESKVDSTIAKKAEFLKLCRVVVNDSKSLDVNDAVFIFKTLNYLGISNNSWISQSLLEVIRNSLNDLSFLRLVELEHELQEFASSPLSTALKIVVPELCEFRLQNIVVDKKNIVDVASALTLLHNKPGRNKLIANVVSQTRKIGQSRKVSYGVKRFRSLCRHQYHKPGYEEAVQNSQQILIKYMSCVEFDDIHGMVRMMRDRKCLRHKIFRNAELMDAFGNAIIARNEGFSRSTLILYLLQQLNYMHIPLRDYATAECIQNLENLCKYDGQVIMMFVISLASFNYKPTFWNTMQPIILKIIHRDLHNLNNLLRLSIGLAILDCFDTDILELVFSERFLVAAEVEKIPMKLWNLLLLYQSIHTLCSIPVKKSLPKRILENAMKVNETLNIDSSLLPVLERAMGGSQYVIRNLWTKLGHYIEHIVIMRKGGYAVSLNLSSEETNECKPITYIEDLQVPSESQVIIVKPMPVAAYAHNSQHLRGTWILLLKTLEKQTGHAVVPINLTTWNALRDYEKIPHLMQAIRLKCDYMSEAANVS
- the LOC124408132 gene encoding intraflagellar transport protein 22 homolog; translation: MMSNVEQLKIVVVGPVGSGKTTISNFLADATEISSEHRPTKGVRILEFETQSINVRNKFVKAEIELWDCSGDHRFETCWPAVRNKSRGVIFVHNGKSQDYVRELEQLYDYFVNQTGLGPTNCVIFHHDQDNNSVEIPKKMSPKLSRISQVSCNTEEGANKLKVDFHSFLGTLISNLQEHTDQEEMILMRDNILFAA
- the LOC124408127 gene encoding uncharacterized protein LOC124408127; protein product: MNKTGRLMFRIHVATSNLRNSLPNRTRFLYTSNTSFSYASYSKDYRSNQQPSIRASDSDAVLQALATVQTTEELFEIVSKYRPLLKIEHSLAAFKILASKQRQESKVDSTIAKKAEFLELCKVLLNDIKSLNVNDAVYILKTLTYIDILNTSLISQSLLQVIRQSLNDLSFNRLVELEYQLEHFESSPLSNALKIAVPLLCEIRLQNNMFDKEDIGDLTYALAFLRNKSDHHEVIENVVGCIRKIPQDMTNSYAIKIFTYMCDLRYFPPGYEELVQNVQQFLVKHMSCVRIHHIKIILSKMYKQVVFHENKIFYNEELIDACGRAVIARNIEFEEGVSILKVMSNMGHAQIRLIDYLAVECFQNPDVLIKCSEISIQALVISLAIADYKPIFWERMQEIVLKILDNNQFKSSDLLLDFAISMAVFDCYNSQVIKEVFSENFLSAKMFKNKSQTRWNLLLLYQSIQTLCSTSVGQSPPEYLLQIAISYNTPSVKKSSLLPALQKAMGGSQFVTSNLRTRLGHYIDHVLIMGKDGYPVALNSLQEAQEYKPVTYIEELPLPPESQLIMVLSLPDHAYSINTHRLKGPWRLLLKTLKKHTGHMIIPISSLMWDNLIDHQKIPYLVQAVSLKCDKVSTSTNI